A stretch of Bifidobacterium sp. ESL0704 DNA encodes these proteins:
- a CDS encoding acetate kinase, whose protein sequence is MAKTVLVINSGSSSIKYQLVDLETGGALASGLVEKIGEPIDGHYKHEYQGEKHELEEPIKTHADGLKRVLGFFDEYGPNLKESGIVAVGHRVVQGGAVFPKPALVTKETIQQVKDLAVLAPLHNGPEATGAEVMEELLPDVPQVFVFDSSFFFQLPKEASTYALNKEVAEKYKIRRYGAHGTSHEYIGSVVPGVVGKPAEGLKQIVLHIGNGASASAQISGHPIDTSMGLTPLEGLMMGSRTGDIDPAVVFHLIRNAHMDVDQLDTLFNKQSGMMGMTGYGDMREVDRLIKEGNEDAITAMGVYIHRIVGYIGNYTAQMGGVDVITFTAGVGENDDAVRARVCKKLEPFGVKLDKEKNETRSKEPRIISTPDSSVIICVIPTNEELAIAHKADKIATEGKDTYGNVFKK, encoded by the coding sequence ATGGCGAAAACCGTCCTTGTCATCAATTCCGGTTCCAGCTCGATCAAATATCAGCTGGTGGATCTCGAAACTGGAGGAGCTCTTGCCAGCGGCCTCGTGGAGAAGATCGGTGAACCCATCGATGGCCATTACAAGCATGAATACCAGGGTGAGAAGCACGAGCTCGAGGAGCCGATCAAGACCCACGCCGACGGTCTGAAGCGCGTCCTCGGCTTCTTCGACGAGTACGGCCCGAACCTCAAGGAATCCGGCATCGTCGCCGTCGGTCATCGTGTGGTGCAAGGTGGAGCGGTCTTCCCGAAGCCAGCTCTGGTCACCAAAGAGACCATCCAGCAGGTCAAGGACCTCGCCGTACTCGCCCCGTTGCACAACGGCCCGGAGGCCACCGGCGCCGAGGTCATGGAAGAGCTTCTTCCCGACGTGCCGCAGGTCTTCGTCTTCGATTCCTCCTTCTTCTTCCAACTGCCGAAGGAAGCCAGCACGTATGCGCTCAACAAGGAAGTCGCCGAGAAGTACAAGATTCGTCGTTACGGCGCGCACGGCACCAGCCACGAGTACATCGGCTCCGTCGTTCCCGGCGTGGTCGGCAAGCCTGCCGAAGGCCTGAAGCAGATCGTACTGCACATCGGCAACGGCGCTTCCGCCTCCGCACAGATCTCCGGGCATCCGATCGACACCTCCATGGGCCTTACCCCGCTGGAAGGCCTGATGATGGGCAGCCGTACCGGCGACATCGACCCGGCCGTGGTCTTCCACCTGATCCGCAACGCCCACATGGACGTTGACCAGCTCGATACCCTCTTCAACAAGCAGTCCGGCATGATGGGCATGACCGGCTACGGCGATATGCGCGAAGTCGATCGCCTCATCAAGGAAGGCAACGAGGACGCCATCACCGCGATGGGCGTCTACATCCACCGCATCGTCGGCTACATCGGCAACTACACCGCACAGATGGGCGGCGTGGATGTCATCACCTTCACCGCCGGCGTCGGCGAGAACGATGACGCGGTGCGTGCCCGTGTGTGCAAGAAGCTCGAGCCCTTCGGCGTGAAGCTCGACAAGGAGAAGAACGAGACCCGTTCCAAGGAACCGCGCATCATCTCCACGCCCGACAGCTCGGTGATCATCTGCGTCATCCCGACCAACGAGGAGCTTGCCATCGCCCATAAGGCCGACAAGATCGCCACCGAAGGCAAGGACACCTACGGCAACGTCTTCAAGAAGTGA
- a CDS encoding 3-phosphoshikimate 1-carboxyvinyltransferase, whose amino-acid sequence MTSVEAFDSSRNGRTNDSLTETSHFDGNGTNGNVNSSLSSKSKTSELPDPWPAPDAEGRLNATVVIPGSKSLSNRYLILAALGHKPVTIAGMLRSRDTELMAGALRTLGVGVEFDPDEETRVTVTPPADGRFNGDVTVFCGLAGTVMRFVPGLALFADGPVRFDGDEQAYARPMHPLLDGLEQLGAHVEYEGKTGFLPFTITPPQVQSDGEQRDGGDRGFGVSNGSADSSAAEIAKVEIDSSSSSQFISSLLLIGSRLPAGLDLRHTGAKLPSMPHIRMTMADVNGAGGNAEMPEIGHWQVAHLALQLPDGVVVEPDLSNAAPFLGAAMIAGGAVSVPNWPTSTTQPGGLLPDILQKMGATVTLNGRAFDDVMANARNPQKAAFVPRNGTLTVSMDGPICGLGKAFDMSAAGEIAPSIAALATLADSPSELVGIGHLRGHETNRLAALVTEITRIGAGAKELPDGLAITPVLHDRLHGEIMETYADHRMATFAAMIGLAVPNTRIRNIATTRKTIPDFPGMWRKMLES is encoded by the coding sequence ATGACAAGCGTTGAAGCCTTTGACAGCAGCCGTAATGGGCGCACGAACGACAGCCTGACCGAGACCTCCCATTTCGATGGGAATGGGACAAATGGAAATGTAAATTCTTCTTTGTCCTCCAAATCCAAAACGTCTGAACTGCCCGACCCGTGGCCGGCTCCCGATGCGGAAGGCAGACTGAACGCGACCGTGGTCATTCCCGGCAGCAAGTCGTTGTCGAACCGGTATCTGATCTTGGCCGCATTGGGACATAAGCCCGTTACCATTGCGGGCATGCTGCGCTCGCGAGATACGGAGCTGATGGCCGGTGCACTGCGGACGCTTGGTGTCGGCGTCGAATTCGACCCGGACGAGGAAACCCGCGTGACGGTGACGCCGCCGGCTGATGGACGGTTCAACGGCGATGTCACGGTATTCTGCGGGCTTGCCGGGACAGTGATGCGTTTCGTGCCGGGGCTGGCGCTGTTCGCCGACGGGCCGGTACGCTTCGACGGCGACGAGCAGGCTTACGCGCGTCCGATGCATCCTTTGCTTGACGGGCTTGAGCAATTGGGTGCTCACGTCGAATACGAGGGGAAAACCGGATTTTTGCCATTTACCATCACTCCGCCTCAAGTGCAATCCGATGGGGAGCAGCGGGACGGTGGTGATAGAGGTTTCGGCGTCTCGAATGGTTCGGCGGATTCTTCGGCTGCCGAGATTGCCAAGGTAGAGATCGACTCGTCTTCGTCTTCTCAGTTCATCTCTAGTCTGCTGCTGATTGGCTCGCGTCTGCCGGCAGGTCTCGACTTGCGCCATACCGGAGCCAAGCTACCCAGTATGCCGCACATTCGCATGACCATGGCCGACGTCAACGGTGCTGGAGGAAATGCCGAAATGCCGGAAATCGGACATTGGCAGGTGGCGCATCTCGCGTTGCAGCTGCCCGATGGGGTGGTGGTGGAGCCTGACTTGTCGAACGCTGCACCGTTCCTTGGTGCCGCGATGATTGCCGGAGGCGCGGTCAGCGTGCCGAACTGGCCGACGTCCACCACTCAGCCGGGCGGTCTGCTTCCGGATATCCTGCAGAAGATGGGTGCTACAGTCACCTTGAATGGCCGAGCTTTCGACGACGTGATGGCGAATGCGCGCAACCCTCAAAAGGCAGCTTTTGTGCCACGAAACGGGACGTTGACGGTTTCGATGGATGGGCCGATTTGCGGGCTGGGCAAGGCTTTTGATATGTCGGCGGCGGGGGAGATTGCTCCCAGCATCGCCGCTTTGGCAACTTTGGCCGACAGTCCTAGCGAGCTGGTCGGTATTGGTCACCTTCGTGGGCATGAGACGAACCGACTGGCGGCTTTGGTCACGGAAATCACGCGCATTGGAGCAGGAGCCAAGGAATTGCCCGACGGTCTGGCCATTACACCGGTACTACATGATCGGCTGCACGGTGAGATCATGGAAACTTATGCCGACCACCGCATGGCGACGTTCGCGGCGATGATCGGCCTTGCGGTGCCGAATACCCGAATCCGCAACATCGCCACCACTCGTAAGACCATCCCCGATTTTCCGGGCATGTGGCGCAAGATGCTCGAAAGCTAG
- a CDS encoding MerR family transcriptional regulator, which produces MSDAAADNTSWTSTEAIGLTIGEVAKIFRVSIRMLRHWEGLGLLSPTRDASGYRIYGPGDLNRLRRLLVYKELGVPATRIGQLLDAPAPQVVKALKAGRNDLEKRLQHLLKTLDETERLIDMAEKGTTMTNTGSVNLDSRQSEAKDRWGDTKQWMEFAERQTTTDGKTKMKQEQRIREVEAKLANAKRRGVKPGSMEANELAEEHRSSLYYYEVTPSMHVCLGRMYVADPRFKKHYDDIEPDLAQWLCDIIEANASAHGVDLNNVVWE; this is translated from the coding sequence ATGAGCGACGCCGCTGCAGACAATACGTCGTGGACATCGACCGAGGCAATCGGCCTGACCATCGGCGAAGTGGCAAAGATATTCCGGGTCAGCATTCGCATGCTCCGGCACTGGGAAGGCCTCGGCCTGCTCTCGCCGACACGCGATGCCAGTGGTTATCGGATCTACGGGCCCGGCGACCTGAACCGCCTTCGTCGTCTGCTCGTCTACAAGGAGCTGGGAGTACCGGCCACACGCATCGGGCAATTGCTTGATGCACCAGCGCCGCAAGTCGTCAAGGCGCTTAAAGCAGGACGGAACGATCTCGAAAAAAGATTGCAACATCTCCTGAAGACTCTTGACGAGACTGAGCGGCTCATCGACATGGCAGAGAAAGGAACGACCATGACAAACACAGGAAGCGTCAATCTCGACTCTCGACAAAGTGAGGCCAAAGACCGCTGGGGCGACACCAAACAATGGATGGAATTCGCCGAACGACAGACCACCACAGACGGGAAGACGAAAATGAAGCAGGAACAGCGCATACGCGAGGTCGAGGCGAAACTGGCCAACGCCAAACGACGCGGAGTCAAGCCCGGCAGCATGGAAGCCAACGAACTCGCTGAAGAACATCGTTCATCGCTCTACTACTACGAAGTCACCCCGTCCATGCACGTCTGCCTTGGCCGTATGTACGTCGCCGACCCGCGTTTCAAGAAGCACTACGATGACATCGAGCCCGATCTGGCCCAATGGCTCTGCGACATCATCGAAGCCAACGCCTCCGCCCATGGCGTCGACCTCAACAACGTGGTGTGGGAGTGA
- the yaaA gene encoding peroxide stress protein YaaA yields MHLLLPPSEGKTAPTEGPTLDLGRLSFPELNRARGKVLSALLEVSRGEDAAKILKVGKKGMAEVISQRDLPGMPCARARQIYTGVLYDAAALREGDDVLIFSGLFGVTRGEDLIPAYRLSMNVSLPGIGTLKTFWRKALAGWSPDGGSAGKPGIFKQADTDKVMGARANQQTSESDASDNADITVDLRSELYRVTKSDPSKANAQWWDVRIADSRNKTISHMAKHYRGLLTRALLDAPTRPVAEVARTLGTVAIETESDVRHLTLVPFGL; encoded by the coding sequence ATGCATCTACTGTTACCGCCGTCCGAAGGCAAGACCGCGCCGACTGAAGGGCCGACGCTCGATCTTGGCCGGCTTTCGTTCCCCGAACTCAACAGGGCCAGAGGCAAAGTCCTTTCCGCATTGCTCGAAGTCTCGCGTGGGGAGGACGCGGCGAAGATTCTCAAAGTCGGCAAGAAGGGGATGGCTGAGGTCATCTCCCAACGCGACTTGCCTGGCATGCCCTGCGCTCGTGCTCGCCAGATCTATACGGGCGTGCTTTACGACGCGGCGGCGTTGCGCGAGGGCGATGATGTGCTGATTTTCTCAGGTTTGTTCGGTGTGACCAGAGGCGAAGACCTGATTCCCGCCTACCGGCTTTCGATGAACGTCTCACTTCCCGGCATCGGCACGTTGAAAACGTTCTGGCGCAAGGCGCTCGCCGGTTGGAGTCCGGACGGCGGCTCGGCCGGTAAACCTGGAATTTTCAAGCAAGCAGATACCGACAAGGTAATGGGCGCTCGCGCCAATCAGCAGACGTCTGAAAGTGATGCTTCCGATAACGCTGACATTACGGTCGATTTGCGCTCGGAACTCTATCGTGTCACCAAGTCAGACCCGTCAAAAGCAAACGCCCAATGGTGGGACGTTCGCATCGCCGATTCCCGCAACAAGACGATCTCCCACATGGCCAAGCACTATCGAGGCCTGCTGACGCGAGCCTTGCTAGATGCCCCGACTCGGCCTGTGGCCGAGGTCGCACGTACCCTTGGTACTGTAGCGATCGAAACCGAAAGCGACGTCCGTCATCTGACACTGGTTCCGTTCGGCCTCTAA
- a CDS encoding catalase: MTVTLNTASGQPWADNNHSQTAGVRGPVLLQDYQLVEKLAHFNRERIPERVVHAKGAGAYGTFKLTRDMSQYTKADVFNGAGKETPIFLRFSQVAGELGYPDTLRDVRGFALRFYTQQGNYDIVGNNTPTFFIQDPLKFPDFIHSQKRDPRTHLRNATRQWDFWAHSPETVHQVTYLMGDRGNPASYRTMNGYGSHTFKWVTADGTAFWVKYHFMSEQGVVNMSEEAAVKAASSDTDYLLHELFDAIESKNYPSWKVCVQILPYEEGLNYKHDIFDITKVVSHKDYPLIEIGEFTLNRNPDNYFEDVEEAAFAPANFVPGIEPSPDKMLQGRIFAYKDAARYRLGANYEQLKVNRPVVEVHNYERDGFMSDNAQDGAVDYEPNSYDGPAEDTSARNHGDQLEGKTGNYAAYEPDNYSAAGDLYRVLSEDEKQRLVTTIASGLSQVEGEKTHEIQVLETRQFYKADPDYGTRVAEALGLDMNEIKK; this comes from the coding sequence ATGACTGTCACTCTCAATACCGCTTCCGGTCAGCCTTGGGCCGACAACAACCATTCGCAGACCGCCGGCGTTCGCGGCCCGGTGCTGCTGCAGGACTATCAGTTGGTCGAGAAGCTCGCGCACTTCAACCGCGAGCGCATCCCGGAACGCGTGGTGCACGCCAAAGGCGCCGGCGCCTACGGCACGTTCAAGCTCACCCGCGACATGAGCCAGTACACCAAGGCCGATGTCTTCAACGGCGCGGGCAAGGAGACCCCGATCTTCCTGCGCTTTTCACAGGTGGCCGGCGAGCTCGGCTACCCCGACACCCTGCGCGACGTGCGCGGCTTTGCACTGCGCTTCTACACCCAGCAGGGCAACTACGACATCGTCGGCAACAACACCCCGACCTTCTTCATCCAGGACCCGCTGAAGTTCCCCGACTTCATCCACTCGCAGAAGCGCGACCCGCGCACCCACTTGCGTAACGCGACCCGACAGTGGGACTTCTGGGCGCATTCCCCCGAGACCGTGCACCAGGTGACCTATCTGATGGGCGACCGCGGCAACCCGGCCAGCTACCGCACGATGAATGGTTACGGCAGCCACACCTTCAAGTGGGTCACCGCCGACGGCACCGCCTTCTGGGTCAAGTACCACTTCATGAGCGAGCAGGGCGTGGTCAATATGAGCGAGGAGGCCGCGGTCAAGGCCGCAAGCTCGGACACCGACTACCTGCTGCACGAGCTCTTCGATGCCATCGAGTCGAAGAACTACCCGTCCTGGAAGGTCTGCGTGCAGATTCTGCCCTATGAAGAGGGACTCAACTACAAGCACGACATCTTCGACATCACCAAGGTCGTCTCCCACAAGGACTACCCGCTGATCGAGATCGGCGAGTTCACCCTGAACCGCAACCCCGACAACTACTTTGAGGACGTCGAGGAGGCAGCGTTCGCGCCCGCCAACTTCGTGCCGGGCATCGAGCCCTCCCCCGACAAGATGCTGCAGGGCCGCATCTTCGCGTACAAGGACGCCGCGCGCTATCGCCTCGGCGCCAACTACGAGCAACTCAAGGTCAACCGCCCGGTGGTCGAGGTGCATAACTACGAGCGCGACGGATTCATGAGCGACAACGCACAGGACGGTGCCGTCGACTACGAACCGAACAGCTACGACGGCCCGGCCGAGGACACCTCCGCCCGCAATCATGGCGACCAGCTGGAAGGCAAGACCGGCAACTACGCCGCCTACGAGCCCGACAACTACTCCGCCGCCGGCGACCTTTACCGCGTGCTTAGCGAGGACGAGAAGCAGCGCCTGGTCACCACCATCGCGAGCGGTCTGAGCCAGGTCGAAGGCGAGAAGACCCATGAGATCCAGGTGCTCGAGACCCGCCAGTTCTACAAGGCCGATCCCGACTACGGCACCCGTGTGGCCGAAGCGCTCGGTTTGGATATGAACGAGATTAAAAAGTAA
- a CDS encoding MsnO8 family LLM class oxidoreductase yields MRLAVHDLLMLNTGETPKENVQKTKGLVQYAESLGYSRYWFSEHHGFAASASIAPELLVAYYAAATKTIRLGTGGTMIMHYSPLKIAETFKTLEAIAPGRIDLGLGRAPGGGSAEIMALSEGRPMLDRDPQMYGKINDILALLTGRQATEASRLYQNVFAAPDTGDDIPQPWMLGSSGQSALKAAELGLGYSFVKWFGYNPGISPAVFRAYRDSFKPSAFFDRPIVSMDYRVLIADTEEELRRHEKSFELSYLTLGQPQATLISPDRAESYVYTESDEARLKRAYDNKILIKGTKQRVKDILDEEIEAYQIDELMVHVPVYSLEARKNTYKYLADMYL; encoded by the coding sequence GTGAGATTAGCTGTTCATGATTTGTTGATGCTCAACACTGGTGAGACGCCGAAAGAGAACGTGCAAAAAACCAAGGGACTCGTGCAATATGCCGAAAGTCTTGGCTATAGCCGTTACTGGTTCTCCGAGCACCACGGTTTCGCGGCCAGTGCCAGTATCGCGCCGGAACTGCTGGTGGCCTATTATGCCGCGGCGACGAAGACGATACGTCTGGGCACCGGTGGCACCATGATCATGCACTATTCCCCATTGAAGATCGCGGAGACCTTCAAGACGCTCGAGGCCATTGCGCCGGGACGTATCGACCTTGGCTTGGGCCGCGCTCCTGGTGGTGGTTCAGCCGAGATTATGGCCTTGTCAGAAGGACGGCCGATGCTCGATCGTGACCCGCAGATGTACGGCAAGATCAACGACATTCTGGCGTTGCTCACTGGCAGGCAGGCCACCGAAGCCAGCAGACTCTATCAAAACGTTTTCGCGGCTCCCGATACGGGCGACGACATCCCGCAGCCGTGGATGCTGGGTTCGAGCGGCCAGTCGGCGTTGAAGGCCGCCGAGCTGGGCCTGGGCTATAGCTTCGTGAAGTGGTTCGGCTACAATCCCGGCATTTCGCCCGCGGTGTTCAGGGCATATCGTGATTCCTTCAAGCCGAGCGCTTTCTTCGACCGCCCCATCGTCAGCATGGATTATCGTGTGCTGATCGCGGACACCGAGGAGGAGCTGCGCCGTCACGAGAAGTCGTTCGAGCTGTCCTACCTCACTTTGGGGCAGCCGCAGGCCACGTTGATTTCCCCGGACCGCGCGGAGTCGTACGTTTACACCGAATCCGACGAGGCCAGGTTGAAGCGTGCCTACGACAATAAGATTCTGATCAAAGGTACCAAGCAGCGGGTCAAGGACATCCTTGACGAGGAGATCGAAGCCTACCAGATCGACGAGCTGATGGTTCATGTTCCGGTCTACAGTCTCGAGGCCCGCAAGAACACCTACAAGTACCTCGCGGACATGTACTTGTGA
- a CDS encoding DUF2975 domain-containing protein, with protein MRAREHTNTCGGKIRQDTSDTEPYKRKAYMSHHTLAVLLEATDVFAVVICLAIVLLVLPAAERVGDLRQGSALFAATGMLPLAVVAVYAWRLFAAIGREETFTNSNVRNLRTIGGAFGVSAAIWIIELVAAAFGLTNTRGRTILGTGVAFVFCTVLAVVSVALASLTAAATELKDENDLVI; from the coding sequence ATGAGAGCCCGAGAACACACAAACACTTGCGGCGGCAAAATTCGGCAAGACACATCCGACACCGAACCCTACAAGCGCAAGGCATATATGTCGCATCACACGCTGGCGGTTCTGCTCGAAGCCACGGACGTCTTCGCGGTCGTGATATGCCTGGCCATCGTGCTGCTCGTGCTTCCCGCAGCCGAAAGGGTCGGCGACCTCAGGCAGGGCTCCGCTCTGTTCGCCGCAACCGGCATGCTGCCTTTGGCCGTGGTGGCGGTATACGCATGGCGACTTTTTGCGGCAATCGGACGCGAAGAGACCTTCACCAACAGCAACGTCCGCAATCTGCGTACGATTGGTGGGGCTTTCGGCGTCTCGGCAGCAATCTGGATCATCGAGCTGGTCGCAGCCGCCTTTGGGCTGACCAACACACGCGGGCGAACCATACTGGGCACGGGCGTGGCCTTCGTCTTCTGCACAGTACTTGCCGTGGTATCCGTGGCACTCGCCTCATTAACCGCCGCCGCGACCGAACTCAAAGACGAAAACGACCTGGTGATCTGA
- a CDS encoding helix-turn-helix transcriptional regulator, translating into MGRITVTLDDILADRRMTLTELSQRVGVTVANLSILKTGKARAVRFTTLAAICQELDCQPADLLHYEPEG; encoded by the coding sequence ATGGGACGCATCACGGTAACCCTCGACGACATCCTCGCCGACCGACGCATGACGCTGACCGAACTCTCGCAACGCGTGGGCGTGACGGTGGCGAACCTCTCGATCCTCAAAACCGGCAAGGCCCGGGCGGTGCGCTTCACCACGCTGGCCGCCATCTGCCAGGAACTGGACTGCCAGCCCGCCGATTTGCTGCACTACGAACCGGAGGGATAG
- a CDS encoding DUF4173 domain-containing protein, translating to MSKDNYTQKRPVTNETKHKTGSTTNPYTEPSASPSEAIAQNEVSDATSASADAETADVSTAKDAINTANNSPDKISATVPPAPLTKADKASLICAIALSLLWCICVSPLRLSGYFAVAGGVALSGCLLAFLGCAWFLRRKQEPEEAWKPQVSQEPQKPQKSRDPQGPQDTEQATQAKPVNSRHPHMSKPSLALLACTVALMLVPAFSQAIWIRALNACALAITLPLTVLSLNGENDDELFRMHGVLHGLGTFITEQFRHWSVLGRVASSWAKGRGHAVGNIIAGAACAILILFIVVPALSCADGNFAWIVNRLFDNAIDIDFGSRLLDAIRFVVIIPLAFSLLFGLRHPRRKVDLGTSISHHHASTATLNTMLAMLDAVYLVFVAIQSTYLFGGVDTLERFGGYAAYARAGFFQLVGVTAINLIIVMACLYLHKHEKRAKSLLTLELVLVASTTVMLVSAVWRMSLYVGKYGLTRLRLLTYWGMVAIAFLLVATAWKLLSPTFELFRVAFFGTLTLWLVFAFIQPDTIIANVDVDGYLNGSIEVVDTDYLGQLPSSAIGPLNRLKAQAPTESTRDAAADAIHEIEINTSETQWPAWGI from the coding sequence ATGTCTAAGGACAACTATACCCAAAAACGGCCTGTAACGAACGAAACCAAGCACAAAACAGGATCTACCACGAATCCCTACACAGAGCCTTCCGCTTCTCCATCCGAAGCCATTGCCCAGAACGAAGTCAGCGACGCAACCTCTGCGAGCGCCGATGCCGAAACCGCCGATGTGAGCACAGCAAAGGACGCGATCAACACAGCGAATAATAGTCCCGACAAGATAAGCGCCACGGTTCCGCCTGCCCCGCTGACCAAGGCCGATAAAGCCTCGCTAATCTGCGCAATCGCGCTCTCGCTGCTTTGGTGCATTTGCGTTTCGCCTCTGCGTCTTTCAGGATATTTCGCAGTCGCGGGAGGCGTGGCACTGAGCGGCTGCCTGCTGGCATTCCTTGGTTGCGCCTGGTTTTTAAGACGAAAACAGGAACCGGAAGAAGCATGGAAACCGCAGGTATCACAGGAACCGCAGAAACCGCAGAAATCAAGGGACCCACAAGGGCCACAAGACACGGAACAAGCGACGCAAGCAAAACCGGTGAACTCCCGGCATCCGCACATGTCAAAACCGTCACTCGCCCTGCTTGCCTGCACCGTGGCGCTTATGCTCGTGCCTGCGTTCTCTCAAGCCATCTGGATTCGGGCCCTCAATGCTTGCGCCTTGGCCATAACGCTGCCCTTGACCGTTCTGTCGCTGAACGGCGAAAACGATGACGAACTGTTCCGCATGCACGGGGTCTTGCATGGGCTCGGCACGTTCATCACCGAACAGTTCCGTCATTGGTCCGTTTTGGGACGCGTCGCTTCATCATGGGCGAAAGGGCGCGGACACGCGGTCGGCAACATCATCGCAGGTGCAGCATGCGCGATCCTGATATTGTTCATCGTGGTTCCTGCACTATCCTGTGCCGACGGCAATTTCGCATGGATCGTCAACCGTCTTTTTGACAATGCCATCGACATCGATTTCGGTTCTCGTCTCCTGGATGCCATACGTTTCGTAGTGATCATTCCACTCGCCTTCTCCCTGCTCTTCGGCCTGCGTCACCCGCGCCGTAAAGTAGATCTCGGCACGAGCATCTCCCATCATCATGCCTCGACCGCTACGCTCAACACGATGCTTGCCATGCTCGACGCGGTGTATCTGGTATTTGTGGCCATCCAATCGACGTACCTGTTCGGCGGAGTGGACACGCTGGAACGCTTCGGAGGCTACGCAGCCTACGCCCGCGCGGGATTCTTCCAGCTTGTCGGCGTCACGGCCATCAACCTCATCATCGTGATGGCCTGCCTCTACCTGCACAAGCACGAAAAGCGCGCGAAGTCCCTGCTGACGCTCGAACTCGTGCTGGTCGCTTCCACGACGGTGATGTTGGTCTCGGCCGTCTGGCGTATGAGTCTGTACGTCGGCAAATACGGCCTGACGCGCCTGCGTCTGCTCACCTACTGGGGTATGGTCGCCATCGCGTTCCTGCTCGTGGCCACGGCGTGGAAACTGCTGAGCCCGACGTTTGAACTGTTCCGCGTCGCGTTTTTCGGCACGCTCACACTGTGGCTTGTTTTTGCTTTCATTCAGCCCGACACCATCATCGCCAACGTCGATGTGGACGGCTATCTGAACGGCAGCATCGAAGTGGTCGATACGGACTATCTCGGCCAGCTCCCCTCGTCGGCCATCGGCCCGCTCAACCGCTTGAAGGCTCAAGCTCCGACCGAATCGACAAGAGACGCCGCCGCGGACGCAATCCACGAAATCGAGATAAACACCAGCGAAACACAGTGGCCGGCATGGGGAATCTAG
- a CDS encoding class I SAM-dependent methyltransferase, whose product MTANDDVIKAQNSAPTDAQEIEDNRENWNDRAEVHFNGGYGDIDALINGSPLANPVVRRDYEVLKPYLPNHSVQGQRLLHLQCHIGTDTVCWARLGAKDVCGLDFSSSSLRYARQIAQRAGAAITYVEADARKAAVALPDRQFDVIVTSVGTVTWLPTLESWAQSIAALLAPNGVFIIRDSHPLMFALGNEGLNVINGYFSGTEDSYDTADTYAMAPEAENSGSDADTANGSVGSTSRQAPKITHIHNHNWAHDFDEMTRVLIDAGLRIERIGEYDVSDWQSLPMLEYDEQDESWHMPEGYPRIPLTFSIVARKA is encoded by the coding sequence ATGACCGCCAATGATGACGTGATAAAAGCGCAAAATTCCGCACCGACGGACGCACAGGAAATCGAGGACAACCGCGAGAACTGGAACGATCGCGCCGAAGTGCATTTCAACGGAGGCTACGGCGACATCGACGCGCTGATCAATGGCTCGCCGCTGGCGAATCCGGTCGTCAGACGTGATTACGAAGTGCTCAAACCCTATCTGCCGAACCATTCGGTTCAGGGCCAGCGGCTGCTGCATCTGCAGTGCCATATCGGCACCGACACCGTCTGCTGGGCCAGACTCGGCGCGAAGGACGTCTGCGGACTGGACTTCTCCTCGTCCTCGTTGCGTTACGCGCGGCAAATTGCGCAGCGAGCAGGAGCTGCCATCACCTACGTCGAGGCCGACGCACGCAAGGCCGCCGTTGCCTTGCCCGACAGACAATTCGACGTCATCGTCACCAGCGTAGGGACCGTGACATGGCTGCCGACGTTGGAGAGTTGGGCGCAATCCATCGCCGCGCTCCTTGCCCCGAACGGCGTCTTCATAATCCGCGACAGCCATCCGCTGATGTTCGCACTCGGCAACGAGGGTCTGAACGTCATCAACGGCTATTTTTCGGGAACCGAGGATTCCTACGACACTGCTGACACCTACGCGATGGCACCCGAAGCGGAAAACTCCGGCAGCGACGCTGATACTGCGAACGGCTCTGTCGGAAGCACTAGCCGGCAAGCGCCGAAAATCACCCATATCCACAACCACAACTGGGCCCACGACTTCGACGAGATGACAAGAGTCCTGATCGACGCGGGACTGCGCATCGAGCGCATCGGCGAATATGACGTTTCCGATTGGCAGTCCTTGCCGATGCTCGAATATGACGAGCAGGACGAATCATGGCATATGCCCGAAGGCTATCCACGTATTCCTCTGACGTTCTCGATTGTGGCGCGAAAAGCCTGA